A portion of the Hydractinia symbiolongicarpus strain clone_291-10 chromosome 10, HSymV2.1, whole genome shotgun sequence genome contains these proteins:
- the LOC130662328 gene encoding uncharacterized protein LOC130662328 isoform X3, which yields MLPIILLTLVSLVLGVPKPVTAQQKENYQRYNTKFTEIAKAYAEGYKAAIKAVQARALIAQKRLYQNHLAAQINARSTIPETPTTSSENVKENTGAFNLPVPNEVTVNGMEKSGIPHAEPTTATSDHKVVQRSVNPVGFANGPVNLISDAERKKISQLNFAARHRNFYLDRIGGSRGLVYKKHRKRRSAKVGQTPDISRQRRSRMPYLGQNLDALGVIRATPNWDEAPQKKENMPAKPSPQQIHQQSGLQVASFQQPQQQIQNGNPSSFAVRNGIAKPTALQFQQLQQRNSVPGFNPYNQMSMYPQYPYPNNAGLQQEHTSVEKIDEQPGVERSKKSASPEPDVAALNYAARHRNVYLDSVSGDPYSGGSSVLSRQNIIYKKH from the exons ATGTTGCCGATAATATTATTAACGCTGGTATCGTTAGTTTTGGGAG ttcCGAAGCCTGTGACAGCGCAGCAGAAAGAAAATTATCAACGTTACAATACAAAATTCACAGAAATCGCAAAAGCATATGCCGAAGGGTATAAAG CCGCAATTAAAGCTGTTCAAGCCAGAGCGCTTATTGCTCAAAAACGTCTATATCAAAACCATCTGGCTGCACAAATTAATGCGAGATCGACAATACCCGAAACTCCGACAACAAGTTCCGAAAATGTTAAGGAAAACACAGGTGCCTTTAATCTGCCTGTACCAAACGAG gtcacagtaaaCGGAATGGAGAAATCAGGTATTCCTCATGCTGAACCAACCACGGCTACATCTGATCATAAAGTTGTTCAAAGATCTGTCAATC CTGTCGGGTTTGCAAACGGACCAGTAAATCTAATAAGTgatgcagaaagaaaaaaaatat CTCAACTGAATTTTGCAGCACGCCATAGAAACTTTTACTTAGATCGTATTGGTG gaAGCAGAGGGTTAGTTTACAAAAAGCATAGAAAACGAAGATCAGCAAAAGTTGGTCAAACACCAGATATAA GCCGACAACGTCGTAGCCGCATGCCATATCTTGGTCAAAACTTGGATGCGCTTGGTGTTATCAGAGCTACCCCTAACTGGGATGAGGCGccacaaaagaaagaaaacatgcCAGCTAAACCAAGTCCTCAACAGATACATCAACAATCTG GATTGCAGGTTGCAAGTTTTCAACAACCACAGCAACAAATACAGAATGGAAATCCCTCATCATTCGCTGTGAGAAACGGTATCGCAAAACCAACAGCCTTACAATTTCAACAACTACAGCAAAGAAATTCGGTTCCAGGTTTTAATCCATATAATCAAATGTCTA TGTATCCACAATATCCTTATCCAAACAATGCTGGACTACAACAAGAGCATACATCTGTAGAAAAAATTGACGAACAGCCGGGAGTTGAAAGAAGTAAAAAGAGTGCATCACCAGAACCtgatgttg ctgCTTTGAACTACGCAGCACGACATAGAAATGTTTATCTAGATTCAGTTAGTGGTGACCCTTATA GCGGCGGAAGTTCTGTATTATCGAGACAAAACATcatctataaaaaacattaa
- the LOC130662328 gene encoding uncharacterized protein LOC130662328 isoform X1 produces the protein MLPIILLTLVSLVLGGRAPYLGGDLEPLLEETKRSGITQVPKPVTAQQKENYQRYNTKFTEIAKAYAEGYKAAIKAVQARALIAQKRLYQNHLAAQINARSTIPETPTTSSENVKENTGAFNLPVPNEVTVNGMEKSGIPHAEPTTATSDHKVVQRSVNPVGFANGPVNLISDAERKKISQLNFAARHRNFYLDRIGGSRGLVYKKHRKRRSAKVGQTPDISRQRRSRMPYLGQNLDALGVIRATPNWDEAPQKKENMPAKPSPQQIHQQSGLQVASFQQPQQQIQNGNPSSFAVRNGIAKPTALQFQQLQQRNSVPGFNPYNQMSMYPQYPYPNNAGLQQEHTSVEKIDEQPGVERSKKSASPEPDVAALNYAARHRNVYLDSVSGDPYSGGSSVLSRQNIIYKKH, from the exons ATGTTGCCGATAATATTATTAACGCTGGTATCGTTAGTTTTGGGAG GCCGTGCTCCTTACCTTGGCGGCGATCTGGAACCTCTCTTGGAAGAAACAAAGCGTTCTGGGATTACACAGG ttcCGAAGCCTGTGACAGCGCAGCAGAAAGAAAATTATCAACGTTACAATACAAAATTCACAGAAATCGCAAAAGCATATGCCGAAGGGTATAAAG CCGCAATTAAAGCTGTTCAAGCCAGAGCGCTTATTGCTCAAAAACGTCTATATCAAAACCATCTGGCTGCACAAATTAATGCGAGATCGACAATACCCGAAACTCCGACAACAAGTTCCGAAAATGTTAAGGAAAACACAGGTGCCTTTAATCTGCCTGTACCAAACGAG gtcacagtaaaCGGAATGGAGAAATCAGGTATTCCTCATGCTGAACCAACCACGGCTACATCTGATCATAAAGTTGTTCAAAGATCTGTCAATC CTGTCGGGTTTGCAAACGGACCAGTAAATCTAATAAGTgatgcagaaagaaaaaaaatat CTCAACTGAATTTTGCAGCACGCCATAGAAACTTTTACTTAGATCGTATTGGTG gaAGCAGAGGGTTAGTTTACAAAAAGCATAGAAAACGAAGATCAGCAAAAGTTGGTCAAACACCAGATATAA GCCGACAACGTCGTAGCCGCATGCCATATCTTGGTCAAAACTTGGATGCGCTTGGTGTTATCAGAGCTACCCCTAACTGGGATGAGGCGccacaaaagaaagaaaacatgcCAGCTAAACCAAGTCCTCAACAGATACATCAACAATCTG GATTGCAGGTTGCAAGTTTTCAACAACCACAGCAACAAATACAGAATGGAAATCCCTCATCATTCGCTGTGAGAAACGGTATCGCAAAACCAACAGCCTTACAATTTCAACAACTACAGCAAAGAAATTCGGTTCCAGGTTTTAATCCATATAATCAAATGTCTA TGTATCCACAATATCCTTATCCAAACAATGCTGGACTACAACAAGAGCATACATCTGTAGAAAAAATTGACGAACAGCCGGGAGTTGAAAGAAGTAAAAAGAGTGCATCACCAGAACCtgatgttg ctgCTTTGAACTACGCAGCACGACATAGAAATGTTTATCTAGATTCAGTTAGTGGTGACCCTTATA GCGGCGGAAGTTCTGTATTATCGAGACAAAACATcatctataaaaaacattaa
- the LOC130662328 gene encoding uncharacterized protein LOC130662328 isoform X2: MLPIILLTLVSLVLGGRAPYLGGDLEPLLEETKRSGITQVPKPVTAQQKENYQRYNTKFTEIAKAYAEGYKAAIKAVQARALIAQKRLYQNHLAAQINARSTIPETPTTSSENVKENTGAFNLPVPNEVTVNGMEKSGIPHAEPTTATSDHKVVQRSVNPQLNFAARHRNFYLDRIGGSRGLVYKKHRKRRSAKVGQTPDISRQRRSRMPYLGQNLDALGVIRATPNWDEAPQKKENMPAKPSPQQIHQQSGLQVASFQQPQQQIQNGNPSSFAVRNGIAKPTALQFQQLQQRNSVPGFNPYNQMSMYPQYPYPNNAGLQQEHTSVEKIDEQPGVERSKKSASPEPDVAALNYAARHRNVYLDSVSGDPYSGGSSVLSRQNIIYKKH, from the exons ATGTTGCCGATAATATTATTAACGCTGGTATCGTTAGTTTTGGGAG GCCGTGCTCCTTACCTTGGCGGCGATCTGGAACCTCTCTTGGAAGAAACAAAGCGTTCTGGGATTACACAGG ttcCGAAGCCTGTGACAGCGCAGCAGAAAGAAAATTATCAACGTTACAATACAAAATTCACAGAAATCGCAAAAGCATATGCCGAAGGGTATAAAG CCGCAATTAAAGCTGTTCAAGCCAGAGCGCTTATTGCTCAAAAACGTCTATATCAAAACCATCTGGCTGCACAAATTAATGCGAGATCGACAATACCCGAAACTCCGACAACAAGTTCCGAAAATGTTAAGGAAAACACAGGTGCCTTTAATCTGCCTGTACCAAACGAG gtcacagtaaaCGGAATGGAGAAATCAGGTATTCCTCATGCTGAACCAACCACGGCTACATCTGATCATAAAGTTGTTCAAAGATCTGTCAATC CTCAACTGAATTTTGCAGCACGCCATAGAAACTTTTACTTAGATCGTATTGGTG gaAGCAGAGGGTTAGTTTACAAAAAGCATAGAAAACGAAGATCAGCAAAAGTTGGTCAAACACCAGATATAA GCCGACAACGTCGTAGCCGCATGCCATATCTTGGTCAAAACTTGGATGCGCTTGGTGTTATCAGAGCTACCCCTAACTGGGATGAGGCGccacaaaagaaagaaaacatgcCAGCTAAACCAAGTCCTCAACAGATACATCAACAATCTG GATTGCAGGTTGCAAGTTTTCAACAACCACAGCAACAAATACAGAATGGAAATCCCTCATCATTCGCTGTGAGAAACGGTATCGCAAAACCAACAGCCTTACAATTTCAACAACTACAGCAAAGAAATTCGGTTCCAGGTTTTAATCCATATAATCAAATGTCTA TGTATCCACAATATCCTTATCCAAACAATGCTGGACTACAACAAGAGCATACATCTGTAGAAAAAATTGACGAACAGCCGGGAGTTGAAAGAAGTAAAAAGAGTGCATCACCAGAACCtgatgttg ctgCTTTGAACTACGCAGCACGACATAGAAATGTTTATCTAGATTCAGTTAGTGGTGACCCTTATA GCGGCGGAAGTTCTGTATTATCGAGACAAAACATcatctataaaaaacattaa
- the LOC130662326 gene encoding major facilitator superfamily domain-containing protein 6-like → MADNIKKDAEMKHAPNKQWDVHLLTCKISFFFTYAMVGSYMPFFNVFLISIGLTTTQAGLITGLRTITSVIFGPLCGALVDYTGRLKLIFVFLCLGSLTLLFPLPWIARDVCPLTFAGTGNNSSIITDRNNTSVNCNEHLFYTSLSILMMSAIFDTSLLGYLDWLVMYVVSTSKKNETFGHQRMFGSLGFGVGNLLSGLVSDHYKIDGFSSYTAMFFVFLPCVLLLIPSGVFMISRGKWPHAKLTQKRDSAIFKEVIKTCSTFPNLIFLLTVLVAGLANGVYYGFLFVIMEHSMHASKTIMGLTIVVSSIAEIAAFPFTSSLISTLGGPIPCIIIGVFSYFVRFLAISYIGNPWFVLLLQCLHALCFALFWAATLQHTFQISSCNIKTTMFSIVNSLHFSLGTLISNMAGGVLYEKYGGKIFFRDSSILFGTWSLVMICYYFCQKYYWHRKPDKNSLLCGGINSNVIKYHSIGDKE, encoded by the coding sequence ATGGCAGATAACATAAAGAAAGACGCAGAAATGAAACACGCTCCGAATAAACAGTGGGATGTACATTTGCTCACttgtaaaatttcatttttctttacgTACGCTATGGTTGGTAGTTATATGCCCTTTTTTAATGTGTTTCTCATCTCGATTGGTTTGACCACGACTCAAGCTGGTTTAATTACTGGTTTACGTACAATTACATCAGTTATTTTTGGTCCATTATGCGGAGCTTTGGTTGATTACACCGGCCGCCTGAAATTGATTTTCGTATTTTTATGTCTTGGAAGTTTGACATTACTATTTCCGTTACCATGGATTGCTAGAGATGTTTGTCCTCTGACTTTCGCTGGCACAGGAAACAATTCAAGTATAATCACAGATAGAAATAATACTTCTGTTAATTGCAATGAGCACTTGTTTTATACTAGTTTATCTATACTAATGATGTCTGCCATCTTTGATACCTCCTTATTAGGATACTTAGATTGGCTCGTCATGTATGTAGTCAGCACGAGTAAAAAGAACGAAACATTTGGTCATCAAAGAATGTTTGGCTCGCTAGGATTCGGCGTTGGTAATTTATTGTCAGGTCTTGTTTCTGATCACTACAAAATTGATGGATTTTCTTCGTACACGGCTatgttctttgtttttcttcCATGTGTTCTGCTTCTGATTCCATCAGGAGTATTCATGATATCACGTGGTAAATGGCCGCACGCGAAACTAACACAGAAACGCGACTCAGCAATTTTTAAAGAGGTGATAAAGACATGCTCAACCTTtccaaatttaatatttttgctgACTGTGCTTGTAGCAGGGCTTGCTAATGGCGTATACTATGGctttttatttgtaattatgGAACATTCAATGCACGCATCGAAAACCATCATGGGATTAACAATCGTTGTTTCAAGCATAGCGGAAATCGCAGCATTTCCTTTCACATCGTCGCTAATTTCGACCCTGGGTGGTCCAATACCGTGTATCATTATTGGAGTGTTTTCCTACTTCGTACGATTTCTAGCTATATCGTACATTGGAAACCCATGGTTTGTGTTGCTGCTTCAATGTTTACATGCGTTGTGCTTTGCTTTGTTCTGGGCTGCAACCTTGCAACATACTTTTCAAATAAGTAGCTGCAACATTAAAACAACCATGTTCTCCATCGTTAACAGTTTACACTTCTCCTTGGGGACGCTAATATCCAACATGGCTGGAGGTGTATTGTATGAAAAATATGGAGGAAAGATATTTTTTCGTGattcttcaattttatttggAACATGGAGTTTAGTAATGATTTGTTACTATTTTTGCCAAAAATACTATTGGCACCGTAAACCAGATAAAAACAGTTTACTATGTGGTGGAATTAACAGTAATGTTATTAAATATCACTCTATTGGCGAcaaagaatga